From one Paenibacillus terrae HPL-003 genomic stretch:
- the yhbH gene encoding sporulation protein YhbH produces the protein MPEPRQPYSFVVSREDWSLHRKGYQDQQRHQQKVKDVIKQNLPDLITEENIIMSDGKQIIKVPIRSLDEYRFIYNYQKQKHVGQGDGDSQVGDVIGRDPASQKPGKGDKAGDQPGHDIMETEVSMEELEDMLFEDMELPHLQQKDKEQIEVESIVFNDIRKKGMQANIDKKRTILENLRRNAREGNPGIHHISPDDLRYKTWEEKNIPQSNAVIIAMMDTSGSMGSFEKYCARSFFFWMTRFLRRQYEKVEIVFLAHHTEAKEVTEEEFFTRGESGGTICSSAYLKALEIIDKRYPPSNYNIYPFHFSDGDNLTSDNERCVRLIEELMKRSNMFGYGEVNQYNRSSTLMSAYKNIKKDQFMYYVIKEKSEVYQALRTFFRKREGGTVG, from the coding sequence ATGCCGGAACCACGTCAGCCATATTCATTCGTCGTATCCCGCGAAGATTGGTCGCTGCATCGCAAAGGGTACCAAGACCAGCAGCGTCATCAGCAGAAGGTCAAAGATGTGATTAAGCAAAATCTGCCTGATCTGATTACGGAAGAAAATATTATCATGTCAGACGGTAAGCAGATTATTAAAGTGCCGATTCGCAGTCTGGACGAATATCGCTTCATTTATAATTATCAGAAGCAAAAGCATGTAGGCCAAGGGGACGGCGACAGTCAGGTAGGTGATGTCATCGGACGCGATCCTGCTTCCCAGAAGCCCGGTAAAGGCGATAAAGCCGGAGACCAGCCCGGACACGATATCATGGAGACGGAAGTCAGCATGGAAGAACTGGAAGATATGCTGTTCGAGGACATGGAATTACCGCATTTGCAGCAAAAAGACAAAGAACAGATTGAGGTTGAGTCCATCGTATTCAATGATATACGCAAAAAAGGCATGCAGGCCAACATTGACAAGAAGCGAACCATTCTCGAAAATCTACGCCGCAACGCCCGCGAGGGCAATCCGGGCATTCATCATATCAGTCCGGACGATCTCCGTTATAAAACATGGGAGGAAAAAAACATCCCCCAATCCAACGCAGTGATCATTGCGATGATGGATACTTCAGGCTCGATGGGATCTTTTGAAAAATATTGCGCTCGCAGCTTCTTTTTCTGGATGACCCGCTTTTTGCGCCGTCAATATGAAAAGGTGGAGATTGTCTTTCTGGCGCATCATACCGAAGCCAAAGAGGTTACCGAGGAAGAATTTTTCACCCGTGGAGAAAGTGGCGGCACCATCTGTTCTTCGGCCTATCTCAAGGCATTGGAGATTATCGACAAGCGCTATCCTCCTTCCAACTATAATATTTATCCCTTCCATTTCTCGGACGGCGACAATCTGACATCAGATAACGAGCGGTGCGTGAGGTTAATCGAGGAGCTTATGAAGCGCAGCAACATGTTCGGCTATGGAGAAGTGAATCAATATAACCGCAGCAGCACACTTATGTCGGCCTATAAGAACATTAAAAAGGATCAGTTTATGTACTATGTCATCAAGGAAAAAAGTGAAGTGTACCAAGCCTTGCGTACCTTTTTTCGCAAACGGGAAGGGGGAACGGTGGGATGA
- a CDS encoding response regulator transcription factor, whose product MDKKILIADDEPSIRNALAYALQREGFLVETAVDGEDALEKVRLFHPDVLVLDVMMPKLGGYEVCRRLESRKGIGILLLTAKNDIVDKVLGLELGADDFMSKPFDLRELLARIKALVRRLEREGAPAPEGSETIFGPLRVRPSSRTAELEGAALELTPKEFDVLALLVSHAGRVYTRDELLEQVWGFDYAGGTRTVDIHIQRLRKKLEPHQSLLQTVYGIGYKAEKML is encoded by the coding sequence ATGGATAAAAAAATATTAATAGCGGACGATGAACCCAGCATTCGCAATGCGTTGGCCTATGCGTTGCAAAGAGAAGGTTTTTTGGTAGAAACTGCTGTTGACGGGGAGGACGCATTGGAAAAAGTCCGTTTGTTTCACCCCGATGTGCTGGTGCTCGATGTGATGATGCCCAAGTTGGGCGGATATGAGGTGTGCCGCCGTTTGGAAAGTCGGAAGGGCATCGGTATTCTGCTACTGACTGCCAAAAACGATATCGTGGATAAGGTGCTCGGGCTGGAGCTGGGCGCGGACGATTTTATGAGCAAGCCCTTTGATCTGCGAGAGCTGCTCGCCCGCATCAAGGCGCTGGTACGGAGACTGGAGCGGGAAGGAGCGCCCGCGCCAGAAGGATCAGAAACGATATTTGGCCCGTTGCGAGTACGTCCGTCCAGCAGAACGGCTGAGTTGGAGGGAGCAGCGCTGGAACTGACCCCCAAGGAGTTTGATGTGCTGGCGCTTCTGGTGTCACACGCTGGGCGGGTATACACGCGGGACGAGCTGCTGGAGCAGGTATGGGGCTTCGATTATGCAGGTGGAACACGGACGGTGGACATTCACATCCAGCGCTTGCGCAAGAAGCTTGAGCCGCATCAGTCGTTATTGCAGACGGTGTATGGAATAGGCTATAAGGCAGAAAAGATGCTGTGA